One region of Streptomyces davaonensis JCM 4913 genomic DNA includes:
- a CDS encoding VOC family protein — MSVEFNHTVVPSRDREESARFLARILGLEVGEPAEPFLPVATANGVTLDFATVPGDIPTLHLAFLVSEAEFDEILARLVAEQVAIQADPHGRHPGRINRNDGGRGVYFRDPSGHGLEALTRPYGSDPASELNGVTEEVPGAAMR, encoded by the coding sequence TTGTCAGTCGAGTTCAATCACACTGTTGTCCCGTCCCGTGACCGGGAAGAGTCCGCCCGTTTCCTCGCCCGGATTCTCGGCCTCGAGGTCGGCGAACCCGCAGAGCCCTTCCTGCCCGTCGCCACCGCGAACGGCGTCACGCTGGACTTCGCGACCGTCCCCGGTGACATCCCGACGCTGCACCTGGCGTTCCTCGTCTCGGAAGCCGAGTTCGACGAGATCCTCGCCCGGCTGGTCGCGGAACAGGTCGCCATCCAGGCCGACCCGCACGGCAGGCACCCGGGCCGCATCAACCGCAACGACGGCGGCCGGGGCGTGTACTTCCGCGACCCGTCCGGACACGGCCTTGAGGCCCTCACCCGCCCCTACGGCTCCGACCCGGCCTCGGAGCTGAACGGGGTCACCGAAGAGGTACCCGGCGCGGCCATGCGCTGA
- a CDS encoding dioxygenase family protein translates to MSEHSSEPSGFFEAERSAEIVAASFAGAPDERLREILTSLVRHAHAFVKDVGLTAEEWSEGIRFLTGTGHKCDDTRQEFILLSDVLGVSMLVESLNNPADGRCTEATVEGPFHLVDSPARELGDTIDETGGGGEPCLVTGRVTDTLGQPVAGARVDVWQADADGFYDVQRPGEIPERNLRGLFTADGDGRFRFRTVVPRHYPIPADGPVGALLRATGRHANRAAHIHLQISAPGVRTLTTHLFADDSPYLDSDAVFGVKASLIRPFAHVDDPERAAEYGLPNPFRHVDFPVTVRRM, encoded by the coding sequence ATGAGCGAGCACTCCAGCGAGCCGTCCGGATTCTTCGAGGCGGAACGGTCCGCGGAGATCGTCGCCGCCTCCTTCGCGGGCGCGCCGGACGAGCGGCTGCGCGAGATCCTCACCTCGCTGGTGCGGCACGCCCACGCCTTCGTGAAGGACGTGGGCCTGACCGCGGAGGAGTGGTCCGAGGGCATCCGCTTCCTCACCGGCACCGGCCACAAGTGCGACGACACCCGGCAGGAGTTCATCCTGCTCTCCGACGTCCTCGGGGTGTCGATGCTGGTGGAGTCGCTGAACAACCCGGCGGACGGCCGGTGCACCGAGGCGACCGTGGAGGGCCCCTTCCACCTGGTCGACTCGCCCGCGCGAGAGCTGGGCGACACCATCGACGAGACCGGCGGGGGCGGAGAGCCGTGTCTGGTCACCGGCCGGGTCACCGACACCTTGGGGCAGCCGGTGGCCGGAGCGCGGGTGGATGTGTGGCAGGCCGACGCGGACGGGTTCTACGACGTCCAGCGGCCCGGCGAGATCCCGGAGCGCAATCTGCGCGGCCTGTTCACCGCCGACGGCGACGGCCGGTTCCGGTTCCGGACCGTCGTGCCGCGCCACTACCCGATCCCCGCCGACGGCCCCGTCGGCGCGCTGCTGAGGGCGACCGGCCGGCACGCCAACCGGGCCGCCCACATCCACCTCCAGATCTCGGCGCCCGGCGTCCGCACCCTGACGACCCATCTGTTCGCCGACGATTCCCCCTACTTGGACTCCGACGCGGTCTTCGGCGTCAAGGCGAGCCTGATCCGCCCCTTCGCTCACGTCGACGACCCCGAACGCGCCGCCGAGTACGGGCTGCCCAACCCGTTCCGGCACGTGGACTTCCCGGTCACGGTGCGCCGTATGTAG
- a CDS encoding phytase, with protein MPEPRTRRPHVFLMTATLVALAVTLPAQAKASAELPALTPRSETAALYDDEAGGNSDADDPAIWRNSADPGRSLVVATAKEGGLRVYDLDARLVQSLPAPAGPTPDDAPGRFNNVDLVQGLKLSTGRADLAVTSDRGNDRLRFYRIDRDRAGGPLTDVTDPAAPPVFSADQDEINEQTTAYGLATWTDRATGRSYALVSRRERTSVALLELLPGRSGTVGYRKIRTIDLPSTFRLPDGTSWTPCGEPGELPQVEGMVVDAANGILYAGQEDIGIWRIRADLTGTPRLVDKVREYGVPGTYDEATEECTPGTDPGYGGTHISADVEGLTLIHEADGDGYLLASSQGDNTFAAYDRELADGNEYEGGFRVTAASATLDGSEECDGAAALNAPLGRRYPDGLLVVQDGDETPQSDDRTATGFKFVDLGDVMEALDD; from the coding sequence GTGCCCGAGCCCCGTACCCGCCGACCGCACGTCTTCCTGATGACGGCCACACTGGTGGCACTCGCCGTGACGCTGCCCGCCCAGGCCAAGGCGTCCGCCGAACTGCCCGCGCTCACCCCGAGGTCGGAGACGGCGGCGCTCTACGACGACGAGGCGGGCGGCAACTCCGACGCGGACGACCCGGCGATCTGGCGCAACTCCGCCGACCCCGGCCGCAGCCTGGTCGTCGCCACGGCCAAGGAGGGCGGCCTGCGCGTCTACGACCTCGACGCGCGCCTCGTCCAGTCCCTGCCCGCGCCGGCCGGACCGACGCCCGACGACGCCCCCGGCCGCTTCAACAACGTCGACCTGGTGCAGGGCCTGAAGCTGTCCACCGGCCGCGCCGACCTCGCCGTCACCAGCGACCGCGGCAACGACCGGCTCCGCTTCTACCGCATCGACCGCGACCGTGCCGGCGGCCCCCTCACCGACGTCACCGACCCGGCCGCGCCGCCCGTCTTCTCCGCCGACCAGGACGAGATCAACGAGCAGACCACCGCGTACGGCCTGGCCACCTGGACCGACCGCGCCACGGGCCGTTCCTACGCCCTGGTCAGCCGCCGCGAGCGGACCAGCGTCGCGCTCCTGGAACTGCTCCCCGGCCGGTCCGGCACCGTCGGCTACCGCAAGATCCGCACCATCGACCTGCCCTCCACCTTCCGCCTGCCCGACGGCACCTCCTGGACCCCGTGCGGGGAACCCGGCGAACTGCCCCAGGTCGAGGGCATGGTGGTGGACGCCGCCAACGGCATCCTCTACGCCGGACAGGAGGACATCGGCATCTGGCGGATCCGCGCCGACCTCACCGGCACGCCCCGCCTCGTCGACAAGGTCCGCGAGTACGGCGTCCCCGGCACCTACGACGAGGCCACCGAGGAGTGCACCCCGGGCACGGACCCCGGCTACGGCGGCACCCACATCTCCGCCGACGTCGAGGGCCTCACCCTGATCCACGAGGCCGACGGCGACGGCTACCTCCTCGCCTCCAGCCAGGGCGACAACACCTTCGCCGCCTACGACCGGGAACTGGCCGACGGCAACGAGTACGAAGGCGGCTTCCGCGTCACGGCCGCCTCCGCGACCCTCGACGGCTCCGAGGAGTGCGACGGAGCGGCCGCCCTCAACGCCCCGCTCGGCCGCCGCTACCCCGACGGCCTGCTGGTCGTACAGGACGGCGACGAGACCCCGCAGTCCGACGACCGCACCGCGACGGGCTTCAAGTTCGTCGACCTCGGGGACGTGATGGAGGCCCTCGACGACTGA
- a CDS encoding aldo/keto reductase yields MTQHTTSLPHRKLGTQGLEVASIGLGTMGMTMAYGASDERSAVATIRRAHELGVTLFDTAELYGWGTGSNEQLLGRALKDVRDEVVLATKFGFDLSDPQRIGSALDSRPEHIREVTENSLRHLGTDHIDVLYQHRVDPDVPIEDVAGTVGELIAEGKVRYFGLSEAGPDVIRRAHAVHPVSVLQTEYSVFERAIEAEVLPVVRELGIGFVPYSPLGRGFLTGAVKPAAEYPADDMRSVDLRWQPGNYEKNLTAVHELTALAESKGIAVTQLALAWLLAQGDDIVPIPGTRSPDRLAENVAAAHVSLTAQDLARIQEILPHGSAGARYPDHVMPTW; encoded by the coding sequence ATGACACAGCACACCACCAGCCTCCCCCACCGCAAGCTCGGCACCCAGGGCCTGGAGGTCGCCTCCATCGGCCTGGGCACGATGGGCATGACCATGGCCTACGGCGCCTCGGACGAGCGGTCCGCCGTCGCCACGATCCGCCGCGCCCACGAACTCGGCGTCACCCTCTTCGACACCGCCGAGCTGTACGGCTGGGGCACCGGCAGCAATGAGCAGCTCCTCGGCAGGGCGCTGAAGGATGTCCGCGACGAGGTCGTCCTCGCCACCAAGTTCGGCTTCGACCTGAGCGATCCGCAGCGCATCGGCTCCGCCCTCGACAGCCGCCCCGAGCACATCCGCGAGGTCACCGAGAACAGCCTGCGCCACCTCGGCACCGACCACATCGACGTGCTGTACCAGCACCGCGTCGATCCCGATGTGCCCATCGAGGACGTGGCGGGCACGGTCGGCGAGCTGATCGCGGAAGGCAAGGTGCGGTACTTCGGGCTGAGCGAGGCCGGTCCCGACGTCATCCGGCGCGCCCACGCCGTGCACCCGGTGTCGGTGCTCCAGACCGAGTACTCGGTGTTCGAGCGGGCCATCGAGGCGGAGGTGCTGCCGGTGGTACGGGAGCTGGGCATCGGCTTCGTGCCGTACTCGCCGCTGGGCCGCGGATTCCTCACCGGTGCGGTGAAGCCGGCGGCGGAGTATCCGGCGGACGACATGCGCAGCGTCGATCTGCGCTGGCAGCCCGGGAACTACGAGAAGAACCTGACCGCCGTGCATGAGCTGACGGCCCTCGCGGAGAGCAAGGGCATCGCCGTCACCCAGCTCGCGCTGGCCTGGCTGCTGGCCCAGGGCGACGACATCGTGCCCATCCCCGGCACTCGCAGCCCGGACCGCCTGGCGGAGAACGTCGCCGCCGCGCACGTGTCCCTCACCGCGCAGGATCTCGCCCGCATCCAGGAGATCCTCCCGCACGGCTCGGCAGGCGCCCGTTACCCGGACCACGTGATGCCGACCTGGTAG
- a CDS encoding AraC family transcriptional regulator, giving the protein MLDRLAHAIERHCSGRWSETAVPGLSLVALDELLEPMQVRYEPMICFIADGAKRTAAGERSWLTPRGEMALITLDVPVTAAFEKVPYRAAVMRIDNQALAAVQMELAEAGPSAAPLDLAAAVTAPMAPELVDAVTRWVLLLDSPQDIGPLAGRIEAEILYRLLRSPLGPVLRHWSLADSAASRIRVAARWICDHYTEPLSIDRIAEVARMSPATLHRHFKTATGMSPLRFQKHLRLQEARRLLFAGDSTAAQAAQAVGYVSATQFNREYRHAYGLPPGQDAVRLRARLAQEQDVPVLLDRSAKP; this is encoded by the coding sequence ATGCTGGACCGGCTCGCCCACGCCATCGAGCGGCACTGCTCGGGGCGGTGGTCCGAGACCGCCGTACCGGGGCTGTCGCTGGTGGCGCTCGACGAACTCCTCGAACCCATGCAAGTGCGGTACGAGCCGATGATCTGCTTCATCGCCGACGGCGCCAAGCGCACCGCGGCGGGCGAGCGGAGCTGGCTCACGCCCCGTGGCGAGATGGCCCTGATCACCCTCGACGTGCCGGTGACCGCCGCCTTCGAGAAGGTGCCCTACCGGGCCGCCGTCATGCGCATCGACAACCAGGCCCTGGCCGCAGTGCAGATGGAGCTGGCGGAGGCCGGGCCGTCGGCCGCACCGCTGGACCTCGCCGCGGCGGTCACCGCGCCGATGGCACCGGAACTCGTCGACGCCGTCACCCGGTGGGTCCTGCTGCTCGACTCACCGCAGGACATCGGCCCGCTCGCGGGGCGCATCGAGGCCGAGATCCTCTACCGGCTGCTGCGCAGCCCCCTCGGGCCCGTGCTGCGGCACTGGTCGCTGGCCGACTCGGCGGCCTCCCGGATCCGCGTGGCGGCCCGCTGGATCTGCGACCACTACACCGAACCGCTGAGCATCGACCGGATCGCCGAGGTGGCCCGGATGAGCCCCGCCACCCTGCACCGGCACTTCAAGACGGCCACCGGCATGTCCCCGCTGAGGTTCCAGAAGCATCTGCGCCTCCAGGAGGCCCGCCGCCTGCTGTTCGCGGGCGACAGCACGGCGGCCCAGGCCGCCCAGGCCGTCGGGTATGTCAGCGCCACGCAGTTCAACCGCGAGTACCGCCATGCCTACGGCCTGCCGCCCGGCCAGGACGCGGTCCGGCTGCGCGCCCGGCTCGCGCAGGAGCAGGACGTTCCGGTGCTGCTGGACCGCTCGGCGAAGCCGTGA
- a CDS encoding thioesterase II family protein: protein MSAVSGRFDTWFRRYEPVSPGAVKLLALPHAGGSAPYFLPLARALAPRLDVLCVQYPGRLDRHREPALTDLRELAERVYRALVAVPAGPVVLFGHSMGAVLAYEIARRLEASGGGELLGVIASGRRAPHRFRAETVHLRDDDGIVAEIRELSGTDQGVLDDEDLLRMVLPALRADYRAVETYRETADVSPLKAPVTVLTGESDSRVSPDDARAWEELTSGTFRFRSFPGGHFYLNGRQGEVTAAIRESVEAFRSAAAQASP, encoded by the coding sequence ATGTCGGCAGTGTCCGGTCGGTTCGACACCTGGTTCCGCCGCTACGAGCCGGTGTCGCCCGGCGCCGTGAAGCTCCTCGCGCTGCCGCACGCCGGTGGTTCGGCGCCGTACTTCCTGCCGCTGGCGCGGGCGCTCGCGCCGCGGCTGGACGTGCTGTGCGTGCAGTATCCGGGGCGTCTCGACCGCCACCGGGAACCCGCCCTCACGGATCTGCGGGAACTCGCGGAGCGGGTGTACCGGGCGCTGGTCGCGGTTCCGGCGGGACCCGTGGTGCTCTTCGGGCACAGCATGGGCGCCGTACTCGCCTATGAGATCGCCCGTCGGCTGGAGGCGTCCGGTGGGGGCGAGTTGCTGGGCGTGATCGCCTCCGGGCGGCGCGCGCCGCACCGGTTCCGTGCGGAGACCGTGCATCTGCGGGACGACGACGGCATCGTCGCCGAGATCCGCGAGCTGAGCGGCACCGACCAGGGCGTCCTGGACGACGAGGACCTGCTGCGCATGGTGCTGCCCGCGCTGCGCGCGGACTACCGGGCCGTGGAGACCTACCGGGAGACCGCCGACGTCTCCCCGCTCAAGGCGCCGGTGACCGTGCTGACCGGGGAGAGCGACTCCCGGGTGAGCCCGGACGACGCGCGCGCCTGGGAGGAGCTGACGAGCGGCACCTTCCGCTTCCGCTCCTTTCCCGGCGGGCACTTCTATCTCAACGGCCGCCAGGGGGAGGTCACGGCGGCGATCCGGGAGAGCGTCGAGGCCTTCCGCTCCGCGGCCGCACAGGCATCCCCCTGA
- a CDS encoding SRPBCC family protein, producing MSGQFEATVEIDRPVEAVFEYLADGRNDPQFSPRVLRIDRVPDGPTAVGTVFRSTVKDAGMKTGREFRITEMQAPVRIRWAEVSKNIVMAREGGYDLESLPDGRTRVRIFNVLEGHGLGKLLVGLALTAARKDADAFGARIKAAAETAIPAP from the coding sequence ATGTCGGGACAGTTCGAAGCGACGGTCGAGATCGATCGGCCCGTCGAGGCGGTGTTCGAGTACCTCGCCGACGGGCGTAACGATCCCCAGTTCAGCCCTCGCGTGCTGAGGATCGATCGGGTGCCCGACGGCCCGACGGCGGTGGGCACGGTGTTCCGCAGCACGGTCAAGGACGCCGGCATGAAGACCGGCAGGGAGTTCCGCATCACCGAGATGCAGGCGCCGGTGCGGATCCGCTGGGCCGAGGTGTCGAAGAACATCGTGATGGCCCGCGAAGGCGGCTACGACCTGGAGTCGCTGCCCGACGGCCGGACCCGGGTCCGTATCTTCAACGTCCTGGAGGGCCACGGCCTCGGCAAGCTCCTCGTCGGCCTGGCGCTCACCGCCGCCCGCAAGGACGCCGACGCCTTCGGCGCCCGGATCAAGGCGGCGGCCGAGACGGCCATCCCCGCACCCTGA
- a CDS encoding protein-arginine deiminase domain-containing protein, with protein MRTKHAARAVLALTATGAVLAPPAAAQAAEPLSVDLRADVDRDGQVDLSGDTDTAGEDTWSVGRGAVFLPNIDDDSKRCPTAGPGGRPLSDAKLVGCNDATDQKVNGRADAADLARVRSVPMRNLPSDAKGSVKVTKGAAQSRVFVKQDGAWKLVTSQTRLKRAELRAGVEFGVEGKDVIRDSAKWDGRVSIRLRVTSSSGTASDTVTLRAAPLLTHHALQNTQQLLVTKVPGNEPWAKRQRAFVKNLEKEAKAAGITKPPATFEKYGDIWAQDFVEPAYLNMTGPDGRQRTMRVMLRSAQDRPAGRELYEKLRGPNVGVVQAKGRDMQGWETLNSFGNLETIPPYTHNGRSFPAGRNIMGERKDGSGVRPSKEIRTLLKSQGLQDPLLLDTSWLHVGHVDEFVQFLPADTPRGWRIGIADPQAGLQLLRDAQRDGHGAKKMFSVPGFDGTLSPEETIDEALASRYLVSDNEMAAKKITANLEILKRETGVTDEEIVRVPALYTRGIVGDTEETTRMPLLRRLGGSGDPEAARKYGQQQLAERAPSAAPPAPTVSTSAYVPGAVNGILLSRDRYLAPRQWGPVIGGKDIFTEAVTAAYTRAGMKVSYVDDWYTYHLGMGEIHCGTNTLRDASGAWWKP; from the coding sequence GTGCGTACGAAACACGCCGCTCGGGCGGTGCTGGCTCTTACCGCGACGGGAGCGGTGCTGGCACCGCCGGCCGCTGCCCAGGCGGCGGAGCCGCTGAGTGTGGATCTGAGAGCGGATGTCGATCGCGACGGGCAGGTTGACCTGAGCGGTGATACCGACACCGCCGGTGAGGACACCTGGTCCGTCGGGCGTGGAGCGGTCTTCCTGCCAAACATCGACGACGACAGCAAGCGGTGCCCGACCGCCGGTCCGGGCGGACGCCCGCTCTCCGACGCCAAGTTGGTCGGCTGCAACGACGCCACCGACCAGAAGGTCAACGGGCGTGCCGACGCCGCCGACCTGGCCCGGGTCCGCTCCGTGCCGATGCGGAACCTGCCGTCCGACGCCAAGGGCAGCGTCAAGGTCACCAAGGGGGCCGCGCAGAGCAGGGTCTTCGTCAAGCAGGACGGTGCTTGGAAACTGGTGACCTCTCAGACCCGGCTGAAGCGGGCCGAGTTGCGTGCCGGCGTCGAGTTCGGGGTCGAGGGCAAGGACGTGATCCGGGACAGCGCGAAGTGGGACGGGCGCGTCTCGATCCGGTTGAGGGTGACCTCCTCGTCCGGCACCGCCTCGGACACCGTCACCCTGCGCGCCGCCCCGCTGCTCACCCACCACGCCCTCCAGAACACGCAGCAGCTGCTGGTCACCAAGGTCCCCGGCAACGAGCCCTGGGCCAAGCGGCAGCGCGCGTTCGTCAAGAACCTGGAGAAGGAGGCCAAGGCGGCGGGGATCACCAAGCCGCCGGCGACCTTCGAGAAGTACGGCGACATCTGGGCCCAGGACTTCGTCGAGCCCGCCTACCTCAACATGACCGGTCCGGACGGACGGCAGCGGACGATGCGCGTGATGCTGCGCTCCGCCCAGGACCGCCCGGCGGGCCGCGAGCTGTACGAGAAGCTGCGCGGCCCGAACGTCGGCGTCGTCCAGGCCAAGGGCCGGGACATGCAGGGCTGGGAGACCCTGAACTCCTTCGGCAACCTGGAGACCATCCCGCCCTACACGCACAACGGCCGCTCGTTCCCGGCCGGGCGGAACATCATGGGCGAGCGCAAGGACGGCAGCGGTGTGCGCCCCTCGAAGGAGATACGCACCCTGCTGAAGTCCCAGGGGCTTCAGGACCCGCTCCTGCTGGACACCTCGTGGCTGCACGTCGGGCACGTCGACGAGTTCGTGCAGTTCCTGCCCGCCGATACCCCGCGCGGCTGGCGGATCGGTATCGCCGACCCGCAGGCCGGACTTCAGCTCCTGCGCGACGCGCAGCGCGACGGCCACGGCGCGAAGAAGATGTTCTCCGTCCCCGGCTTCGACGGCACTCTCTCCCCCGAGGAGACCATCGACGAGGCCCTGGCCTCCCGGTACTTGGTGTCCGACAACGAGATGGCGGCCAAGAAGATCACCGCCAACCTGGAGATCCTCAAGCGGGAGACCGGCGTCACCGACGAGGAGATCGTCCGGGTGCCCGCCCTCTACACCCGCGGCATCGTCGGCGACACCGAGGAGACGACGCGCATGCCGCTGCTGCGCCGACTCGGCGGCAGCGGCGACCCGGAGGCCGCCCGGAAGTACGGCCAGCAGCAGCTCGCCGAGCGCGCCCCCTCCGCCGCGCCACCGGCTCCCACCGTCTCGACCAGCGCCTACGTCCCGGGCGCCGTCAACGGCATCCTGCTCTCCCGCGACCGCTACCTCGCCCCGCGCCAGTGGGGTCCCGTCATCGGCGGCAAGGACATCTTCACCGAGGCCGTCACGGCCGCGTACACGCGCGCCGGCATGAAGGTCTCCTACGTCGATGACTGGTACACGTACCACCTCGGCATGGGCGAGATCCACTGCGGCACCAACACCCTGCGCGACGCGTCCGGCGCCTGGTGGAAGCCGTAG
- a CDS encoding ABC transporter ATP-binding protein produces the protein MGTTETRGPTPGRSAVVLALRRYGRELLRLRRLAIPAMLLPALGNIGTRYVAPLLIAKLAAQAADDGGVTLGSALPYVLGFGVTLLLAEVVWRIGQHCLNRVDALGMEHLYVSGMDELLAQDAAFFHDNFAGSLTKRVLSFGKRFEDFVDTVTYRIVGSLVPLAFGAVVLWSYEPMLVAGLLVMIALTVVAATPLIRRRQRLVNDREAAMARVSGHVADSLMNMETIRAFAAERREAEEHRSRVADSRRLTLRSWDYGNLRVDTLVAPMSVLTNVLGLLVAIALGGSGQGVEEIVVAFTYYSNATQIMFEFNQIYRRLESSMTEAAQFTELLLDPPTVLDPTKPDALALRDTGIRFEAVTFAHTGANPIFQGLDLDVPAGARIGLVGRSGGGKTTLTRLLLRMSDIHGGRILIGGQDISRLRQTVLRSLFAYVPQEPAMFHRSLRDNIAFARPGATDAEIHAAAAAAHVTEFADQLPDGFATLVGERGVKLSGGQRQRVALARAILRDAPILLLDEATSALDSESELLVQDALWRLMEGRTALVVAHRLSTVAGMDGLVVLDRGSVVEQGTHEQLLAVEGAYAKLWQHQSGGFLGESTEPTLGISGVAGPPSQDRHWRGNLAEP, from the coding sequence ATGGGGACAACAGAGACGCGAGGGCCTACGCCGGGTAGGAGCGCGGTCGTACTGGCTCTCCGCCGCTACGGCCGGGAACTGCTGCGACTACGACGGCTCGCCATCCCCGCGATGCTGTTGCCGGCCCTCGGCAACATCGGCACCCGCTACGTCGCCCCCCTGCTGATCGCCAAACTGGCGGCACAAGCAGCCGACGACGGCGGTGTCACCCTCGGCTCGGCACTGCCGTACGTGCTGGGTTTCGGCGTGACGCTGCTGCTCGCCGAGGTCGTGTGGCGCATCGGGCAGCACTGTCTGAACCGCGTGGACGCCCTCGGCATGGAGCACCTCTACGTGAGCGGGATGGATGAACTCCTGGCCCAGGACGCGGCGTTCTTCCACGACAATTTCGCCGGCTCGCTGACCAAACGGGTGCTGAGCTTCGGCAAGCGTTTCGAGGACTTCGTCGACACGGTGACGTACCGGATCGTGGGGAGTCTCGTCCCGTTGGCGTTCGGTGCCGTCGTGCTGTGGAGCTACGAACCGATGCTCGTCGCCGGCCTCCTGGTGATGATCGCGCTGACCGTGGTGGCCGCGACGCCTCTGATCCGCCGTCGGCAGCGGCTCGTCAACGACCGTGAGGCGGCGATGGCCCGGGTCTCCGGCCACGTCGCCGACAGCCTCATGAACATGGAGACGATCCGCGCGTTCGCAGCCGAGCGGCGGGAGGCCGAAGAACACCGCAGCCGGGTCGCGGACTCCCGGCGCCTGACGCTGAGGTCGTGGGACTACGGCAATCTGCGCGTCGACACCCTGGTCGCTCCCATGTCCGTGCTGACCAACGTGCTGGGGCTGCTGGTCGCCATCGCCCTCGGCGGTTCGGGCCAGGGAGTCGAGGAGATCGTCGTCGCTTTCACCTACTACTCCAACGCCACACAGATCATGTTCGAGTTCAACCAGATCTACCGGCGGCTGGAAAGCTCGATGACCGAGGCCGCACAGTTCACGGAGTTGCTGCTGGATCCGCCCACCGTGCTCGACCCGACGAAACCCGACGCGCTCGCACTGCGGGACACGGGCATCCGCTTCGAGGCGGTGACCTTCGCCCACACGGGTGCGAACCCGATTTTCCAGGGACTCGACCTGGACGTGCCCGCGGGCGCACGGATCGGTCTGGTCGGCAGGTCCGGCGGCGGCAAGACCACGCTCACCCGGCTCCTGCTGCGGATGTCGGACATTCACGGCGGGCGCATCCTGATCGGTGGTCAGGACATCAGCCGACTGCGCCAGACCGTTCTGCGCTCACTGTTCGCCTACGTCCCGCAGGAACCCGCCATGTTCCACCGCAGCCTGCGGGACAACATCGCCTTCGCCCGGCCCGGCGCCACCGACGCCGAGATCCACGCGGCGGCCGCGGCCGCGCACGTCACGGAGTTCGCCGACCAACTCCCTGACGGCTTCGCCACCCTGGTGGGGGAGCGGGGAGTCAAACTCTCGGGCGGTCAGCGTCAACGCGTCGCCCTTGCCAGGGCGATCCTGCGCGACGCGCCGATCCTCCTGCTCGACGAGGCGACCAGCGCGCTGGACTCGGAGAGCGAACTCCTCGTCCAGGACGCCCTGTGGCGGTTGATGGAGGGACGCACGGCCCTCGTGGTCGCCCACCGCCTGAGCACCGTCGCCGGTATGGACGGTCTCGTCGTCCTCGACCGCGGAAGCGTCGTCGAGCAGGGCACGCATGAGCAACTCCTCGCGGTGGAGGGTGCCTACGCGAAGCTGTGGCAGCACCAGTCGGGCGGCTTCCTCGGCGAGAGCACCGAGCCGACCCTCGGAATCTCCGGAGTCGCGGGACCACCGAGCCAGGATCGGCACTGGCGGGGCAACCTCGCGGAGCCCTAG